In Fodinicola acaciae, the following proteins share a genomic window:
- a CDS encoding TetR/AcrR family transcriptional regulator, which translates to MRADARRNYEHIVEVARAAFTEHGVDVPLDDITKRAKVGAGTLYRHFPTREALIEAVFRSEMTAMSERAYELLETRPPFEALEEWLRLQLRFVEHKRGLGLALRAMDQGAETFAYCKKLMTEAVSAIVDRARQDGVIRADVRPGDILRLLHGIALASEADPSSAERLLAIMLAGIRA; encoded by the coding sequence ATGCGAGCCGACGCACGCCGCAACTACGAACACATCGTGGAGGTCGCGCGCGCCGCGTTCACCGAGCACGGCGTCGACGTGCCGCTCGACGACATCACCAAGCGCGCGAAGGTCGGCGCCGGCACGCTCTATCGGCACTTTCCGACCCGCGAGGCACTCATCGAGGCGGTGTTCCGCAGCGAGATGACCGCGATGAGCGAGCGCGCGTACGAGCTGCTGGAGACGCGGCCGCCGTTCGAGGCGCTGGAGGAGTGGCTGCGCCTGCAGCTGCGGTTCGTGGAGCACAAGCGCGGGCTGGGGCTCGCGCTGCGCGCGATGGACCAGGGCGCGGAGACCTTCGCGTACTGCAAGAAGCTGATGACCGAGGCAGTCTCGGCGATCGTCGACCGGGCCAGGCAGGACGGCGTCATCCGCGCCGACGTACGGCCGGGCGACATCCTGCGGCTGCTGCACGGCATCGCGCTGGCCTCCGAGGCCGACCCCAGCTCGGCCGAGCGGCTGCTGGCGATCATGCTCGCCGGCATCCGAGCGTGA
- a CDS encoding YciI family protein — MKFIISMHINPAVLDALTKEEMDAIGAGHGAFIEEIKASGELIVTQALVDPSQAAVVRVRNGQPVVTDGPFLEAKEYLGGFYLVDVESKERAIELAAKIPDTAVEGLGVEVRQVMFSDGLLEA; from the coding sequence ATGAAGTTCATCATCAGCATGCACATCAACCCGGCCGTCCTGGACGCGCTCACCAAGGAGGAGATGGACGCCATCGGCGCCGGCCACGGCGCGTTCATCGAGGAGATCAAGGCCTCCGGCGAGCTGATCGTCACGCAGGCGCTGGTCGACCCGTCGCAGGCGGCGGTCGTCCGCGTACGCAACGGCCAGCCGGTCGTCACCGACGGTCCTTTCCTGGAGGCGAAGGAATATCTCGGCGGCTTCTACCTGGTGGACGTGGAGAGCAAGGAGCGGGCGATCGAGCTGGCCGCGAAGATCCCGGACACCGCGGTCGAGGGCCTGGGGGTCGAGGTGCGGCAGGTCATGTTCTCTGACGGACTATTGGAGGCATGA
- a CDS encoding RNA polymerase sigma factor: MTEHAIEDLLRELTPQVLGALVRRHGQFEECEDAVQEAVLAASVQWPADGLPANPRGWLVTVASRRLIDQMRSEHARRERETSVATEVAPEDVPDTDDTLVLLFMCCHPTLTGASQTALTLRAVGGLTTAEIARAFLVPEATMAARISRAKQKIKAAGSTFGLPAGEEREERLRVVLHVLYLIFNEGYTASSGAELHRADLAREAIRLARMVHQQLPDDSEVAGLLALMLLTDARREARTTATGDLVPLDEQDRTRWDRALIEEGTKLVSASLAGPALGPYQLQAAIAATHADAPTAAETNWSQVHALYLILERIAPNPMVTLNRAVALAELKGPDAGLALLSTLDDDERMAGHHRLLSVRAHLLEKAGDATGAYDHYRLAAKATASLAERRYLESRADRVKR; encoded by the coding sequence ATGACAGAGCACGCCATCGAGGACCTGCTGCGTGAGCTCACGCCGCAGGTCCTCGGCGCGTTGGTGCGCCGGCACGGGCAGTTCGAGGAGTGCGAGGACGCCGTACAGGAGGCCGTGCTGGCCGCGTCCGTGCAGTGGCCGGCCGACGGCCTGCCGGCCAATCCGCGCGGCTGGCTGGTGACGGTCGCGTCGCGGCGGCTGATCGACCAGATGCGCAGCGAGCACGCCCGGCGCGAGCGCGAGACCTCGGTCGCGACGGAGGTCGCGCCCGAGGACGTGCCGGACACCGACGACACGCTCGTCCTGCTGTTCATGTGCTGCCATCCGACGCTGACCGGCGCGTCGCAGACGGCGCTGACGCTGCGCGCGGTCGGCGGCCTGACAACGGCCGAGATCGCGCGCGCGTTCCTGGTGCCGGAGGCCACCATGGCCGCGCGGATCAGCCGCGCCAAGCAAAAGATCAAGGCCGCCGGCAGTACGTTCGGGCTGCCCGCCGGCGAGGAACGTGAGGAGCGGCTGCGGGTCGTCCTGCACGTGCTCTACCTGATCTTCAACGAGGGTTACACGGCCTCCTCCGGCGCCGAGCTGCACCGCGCCGACCTGGCGCGCGAGGCGATCCGGCTGGCCAGGATGGTGCACCAGCAGCTGCCGGACGATTCCGAGGTCGCCGGCCTGTTGGCGCTGATGCTGCTGACCGACGCTCGCCGCGAGGCGCGGACGACCGCCACCGGCGACCTCGTACCGCTGGACGAGCAGGACCGTACGAGGTGGGACCGCGCGCTGATCGAGGAAGGCACCAAGCTGGTCTCGGCGTCGCTGGCCGGACCGGCGCTCGGGCCGTACCAGCTGCAGGCCGCCATCGCCGCCACGCACGCGGACGCCCCCACCGCCGCGGAGACCAACTGGTCGCAGGTGCACGCGCTTTACCTGATCCTGGAACGGATCGCACCCAACCCGATGGTGACGTTGAACCGGGCGGTCGCTCTCGCCGAGCTGAAGGGGCCGGACGCCGGACTGGCCTTGCTGTCCACATTGGACGATGACGAGCGGATGGCCGGCCATCACCGGTTGTTGTCCGTACGCGCGCATCTGCTGGAGAAAGCCGGCGACGCGACGGGTGCGTACGACCACTACCGGCTCGCCGCGAAGGCGACCGCGAGCCTCGCCGAGCGGCGGTATCTGGAGTCGCGCGCCGACCGGGTCAAGCGGTAG
- a CDS encoding GH25 family lysozyme produces MKGTFARCGVLAAGLALLFTAAQPASAAERPGPGHEGMAGPPPSFTTVSPAVAGIPGVDVSNWQGSINWTSVHNAGIKWAYIKATEGTTYKDPYFSSNYTNAYYAGMIRGAYHYAQPGASSGATQANYFASNGGAWSRDNRTLPGMLDLEGGCAGKTQSQMVAWIKDFYNTYKSRTTRDVVIYTSAGWWNSCTGGSSAFSALTPLDVASWGGSSPTMPRGFPYYTMWQYTDSGSVSGISGAVDRDTFNGSADRLLALANNTP; encoded by the coding sequence ATGAAGGGAACTTTCGCCCGATGCGGCGTGCTGGCGGCCGGACTCGCGCTGCTGTTCACCGCGGCGCAGCCGGCCTCCGCGGCCGAGCGGCCAGGGCCCGGCCACGAGGGCATGGCCGGTCCGCCACCGTCCTTCACCACCGTGTCGCCGGCCGTCGCCGGCATCCCCGGCGTCGACGTGTCCAACTGGCAGGGCTCGATCAACTGGACGTCCGTGCACAACGCCGGGATCAAATGGGCCTACATCAAGGCCACCGAGGGCACGACGTACAAGGATCCGTACTTCAGCTCCAACTACACCAACGCCTATTACGCCGGCATGATCCGCGGCGCGTACCACTATGCGCAGCCTGGCGCCTCCAGTGGCGCCACGCAGGCGAACTACTTCGCCAGCAACGGGGGCGCGTGGAGCCGCGACAACCGTACGCTGCCGGGAATGCTGGACCTGGAAGGCGGCTGCGCCGGCAAGACGCAGTCGCAGATGGTGGCCTGGATCAAGGACTTCTACAACACCTACAAGTCGCGTACGACCCGGGACGTGGTCATCTACACCTCGGCCGGCTGGTGGAACAGCTGCACCGGTGGCAGCAGCGCCTTCTCCGCGCTGACGCCGCTGGACGTGGCCAGCTGGGGCGGGTCCTCACCGACCATGCCGCGCGGCTTCCCGTACTACACCATGTGGCAATACACCGACTCCGGCTCGGTCAGCGGCATCAGCGGCGCCGTCGACCGGGACACCTTCAACGGCAGCGCCGACCGCCTGCTCGCCCTGGCCAACAACACTCCGTAG
- a CDS encoding class I SAM-dependent methyltransferase, translating into MATEKVRLTGEKATMLATLYGRAIETTFPDPIIVDPMALAAVRKLDFNFRTIKLRHDDPHSIAIRAKLFDELTTELLAAHPGASVLHLGCGLDSRVFRIDVPAGTTWFDVDFPEVVDLRKQVYPDPDVDYHLVASSVTDLAWLEKVPADRPVVVVAEGLVPYLEEKAGIALFTAIAARFPAGEAVFDAWTRTAVKLRKLQPAVRQAGADMGWGIDDPRELELAIPGFTFVDAPNIFHQLDVEKLSAATRAAVSVPFIRKMSRVLHYRFTRPPLSQLEKVALTGEKSTLLLTLYARALDAVSDHPLLGDRTALDVLQKLDVDQDRIRLGTGDDIGTIIRARELDRRTIEFLRDHPDGTVLHLACGLDSRALRIDRPASSRWFDVDYPEVADLRRKLYPEPSGNYRLIGSSVADHDFLREVPDDQPVLVLAEGLTQYLTEEVVVGLFAAATRRFRSGVLLFDACAKWVVKVSRYSPPLKQAGTSFGWGIDDPHELEELVPGIRFADEWFLGDDPDLAHRSVLALFLFKRIRALSRSLRLLEYRF; encoded by the coding sequence ATGGCTACCGAGAAAGTGCGGCTGACCGGGGAGAAGGCGACGATGCTCGCCACGTTGTACGGCCGCGCCATCGAGACCACCTTTCCCGATCCGATCATCGTCGACCCGATGGCACTGGCCGCGGTCCGCAAGCTCGACTTCAACTTCCGGACCATCAAGCTGCGCCACGACGACCCGCACAGCATCGCGATCCGCGCCAAGCTGTTCGACGAGCTCACCACCGAGCTGCTCGCCGCACATCCGGGCGCGAGCGTGCTGCATCTGGGATGCGGCCTGGACAGTCGGGTTTTCCGCATCGACGTACCGGCCGGCACGACCTGGTTCGACGTCGACTTTCCGGAGGTCGTCGATCTGCGCAAGCAGGTCTATCCGGATCCGGACGTCGATTATCACCTGGTCGCGTCGTCGGTCACAGACCTCGCGTGGCTGGAGAAAGTGCCGGCCGACCGGCCGGTCGTGGTGGTCGCCGAAGGACTGGTGCCGTATCTGGAGGAAAAGGCGGGCATCGCGTTGTTCACCGCGATCGCCGCGCGTTTTCCGGCCGGTGAGGCGGTTTTCGACGCCTGGACCCGCACCGCGGTCAAGCTGCGCAAGCTGCAGCCGGCCGTACGACAGGCCGGCGCCGACATGGGTTGGGGCATCGACGATCCGCGCGAGCTGGAGCTGGCCATCCCCGGTTTCACCTTCGTGGACGCGCCCAACATCTTCCACCAGCTGGATGTCGAGAAGCTGTCCGCGGCGACGCGGGCCGCGGTCAGCGTGCCGTTCATCCGGAAGATGAGCCGCGTGCTGCATTACCGATTCACCCGGCCGCCGTTGTCACAGCTGGAAAAGGTCGCGCTGACCGGCGAGAAGTCGACGTTGCTGCTGACCTTGTACGCCCGTGCGCTCGACGCGGTCAGCGACCATCCGCTGCTCGGCGACCGGACCGCCCTGGACGTCCTGCAAAAACTCGACGTGGACCAGGACCGGATCCGGCTCGGCACCGGTGACGACATCGGCACGATCATCCGCGCGCGCGAGCTCGACCGGCGTACGATCGAGTTCCTGCGCGACCATCCGGACGGCACGGTGCTGCACCTGGCCTGCGGCCTGGACAGCCGCGCGCTGCGGATCGACCGGCCGGCGTCGTCGCGCTGGTTCGACGTCGACTATCCGGAGGTCGCCGACCTGCGACGCAAACTTTACCCGGAACCGTCCGGAAACTACCGGCTGATCGGCTCGTCGGTCGCCGACCACGACTTTCTCCGGGAGGTGCCGGACGACCAGCCGGTGCTCGTACTCGCCGAAGGCCTGACGCAATATCTCACCGAAGAGGTCGTCGTCGGCCTGTTCGCCGCTGCCACCCGCCGCTTCCGCAGCGGGGTGTTGTTGTTTGACGCGTGTGCGAAATGGGTCGTCAAGGTGTCCAGATACAGTCCGCCGCTGAAGCAGGCCGGCACGTCTTTCGGCTGGGGCATCGACGATCCGCACGAGCTGGAGGAACTGGTGCCAGGCATACGGTTTGCCGACGAGTGGTTTCTCGGCGACGACCCCGACCTGGCACATCGATCGGTGCTCGCCCTGTTCCTCTTCAAGCGGATCCGCGCGCTGAGCCGCTCTCTGCGGTTGCTCGAATATCGTTTCTGA